One Alphaproteobacteria bacterium DNA segment encodes these proteins:
- the dapF gene encoding diaminopimelate epimerase, translated as MTLRFTKACALGNDFVILPLDQLEKECDLQSLSIFLAGRRYGVGCDQVIYAAPTKIPNTFQIRFFNADGSEAESCGNGTRCVAKLLMEQEGSKVISLQTLGGTIFCKAEAGGLISVEFPAPQIVLPVSLDSYPELSALPSVFVQIGNPHLVCFVTGQPDIKTLGPLLETHLHKLDKKFPKNVNVGFATIIDTLTIQLTVWERGSGLTPACGTGACAAVIAASFCNLVTRQQPVTVMQAGGNLSVEWGGGAVQLCGEANSIFKGTIGIQIA; from the coding sequence ATGACGCTTCGCTTTACAAAGGCCTGTGCCTTGGGTAATGACTTTGTCATTCTGCCCCTGGATCAATTAGAAAAAGAGTGTGATTTACAAAGTCTTAGCATTTTTCTGGCAGGCCGGCGTTACGGCGTTGGATGTGATCAAGTCATTTATGCAGCACCAACAAAAATTCCGAACACGTTCCAAATTCGTTTTTTTAACGCGGACGGATCAGAGGCTGAATCCTGCGGCAATGGAACGCGGTGCGTTGCAAAACTTTTGATGGAACAAGAAGGTTCCAAAGTGATTTCTTTGCAAACTCTGGGGGGGACCATTTTCTGCAAGGCAGAAGCCGGCGGCCTAATTTCGGTTGAATTTCCAGCCCCCCAAATTGTTCTGCCCGTTTCTTTGGACAGCTATCCCGAATTATCGGCATTGCCATCTGTTTTTGTGCAGATTGGCAATCCCCACCTTGTTTGTTTTGTCACAGGGCAGCCGGATATAAAGACACTCGGGCCATTGCTAGAAACCCATCTGCACAAATTAGATAAAAAATTCCCAAAAAATGTTAACGTCGGTTTTGCCACTATTATCGATACGCTTACTATCCAATTAACCGTCTGGGAACGGGGATCCGGTCTTACTCCCGCCTGTGGTACGGGCGCATGCGCAGCCGTCATTGCCGCGTCATTTTGCAATTTGGTAACAAGGCAACAACCTGTGACCGTCATGCAGGCGGGCGGCAATCTTAGTGTAGAATGGGGCGGTGGAGCCGTCCAGCTTTGTGGGGAGGCTAACAGTATTTTCAAGGGCACAATCGGGATCCAGATCGCTTAG
- a CDS encoding uracil-DNA glycosylase, whose product MEKEDFINVLQWYHENGVDVATFPTPQNRFAKAEKKPESSQAVVPKIIPRISSLTDHPARSCQSLEELKSAMADFSGCGLKETAMNLVFSDGNPQAKIMFVGEAPGADEDKQGKPFVGQCGQLLDKIFASINLDRTKIYISNIVPWRPPGNRPPTTGEIALCQPFIEKHIELINPKILVLLGGVAAKTLLSATKGIAQLRGEWHTYHPTPDSPGIKTIATFHPAYLMRSPGQKALVWRDFLMIEDALKELGPL is encoded by the coding sequence ATGGAAAAAGAGGATTTCATCAATGTATTGCAGTGGTACCATGAAAATGGGGTGGATGTCGCAACATTTCCCACGCCACAGAATCGTTTTGCCAAAGCAGAAAAAAAACCCGAATCATCTCAAGCGGTGGTTCCGAAAATTATACCAAGGATATCGTCCTTAACCGATCATCCGGCACGATCTTGTCAGTCTTTAGAGGAGCTAAAAAGCGCCATGGCTGATTTTTCTGGTTGCGGCCTAAAAGAAACAGCGATGAATTTAGTGTTTTCCGATGGCAATCCACAGGCAAAGATTATGTTCGTGGGCGAGGCTCCAGGCGCAGATGAGGACAAGCAAGGCAAGCCATTTGTTGGGCAATGCGGGCAATTGTTAGATAAAATTTTTGCGTCCATTAATCTTGACCGCACCAAAATTTACATCAGCAATATTGTTCCGTGGCGCCCCCCGGGCAATCGCCCCCCAACAACGGGCGAAATCGCATTGTGCCAACCCTTTATTGAAAAACATATCGAGCTGATCAACCCAAAGATTTTGGTCCTGCTGGGCGGGGTCGCGGCAAAGACGTTGTTATCTGCCACAAAGGGTATTGCCCAACTGCGTGGGGAATGGCATACCTATCACCCGACACCGGACAGCCCCGGCATTAAAACGATCGCCACATTTCATCCGGCTTATCTTATGCGCTCTCCTGGGCAAAAGGCGTTGGTATGGCGTGATTTTTTGATGATAGAGGATGCGCTGAAAGAATTGGGGCCCTTATGA
- a CDS encoding ATP-binding protein — protein sequence MYTRPIYTKIKKRLLEPRGFIQVLAGPRQVGKTTLAHQLKDALPFVAQYASADEPTLRDTTWIEQQWEIGRLRAQHASAVGALLILDEVQKIPHWSDIVKSLWDQDAALGIPLRVMILGSSNLLIQKGLTESLAGRFELIPISHWSFGECQDAFGWTLDQYVYFGGYPGAASLIDDEERWSQYIVNSLIETSISRDIMLMTRVHKPALLRRLFELGCRYSGQILSYQKMLGQLQDTGNATTLAHYLDLLEGAGLIVGLQKFAMEPVRQKASSPKLQALNTALITAQGAISFKEAVADRETWGRLVECAVGAHLINTTKGTKIEISYWREGNKEVDFVMRKGEIVVPVEVKSSQKRTSLPGIEAFSKNFSPNKKILVGGQGIPIEEFLQRSPDYWIQSEFGL from the coding sequence ATGTACACGCGCCCCATTTACACCAAGATCAAAAAACGTCTGCTGGAACCCAGGGGATTTATTCAGGTTTTGGCTGGTCCACGCCAAGTTGGGAAAACAACCTTGGCTCATCAATTAAAGGACGCCCTTCCTTTTGTCGCACAGTATGCGTCTGCCGATGAACCCACATTGCGGGATACAACATGGATAGAACAGCAATGGGAAATAGGAAGGTTACGTGCTCAGCACGCATCGGCGGTGGGAGCCCTCTTGATCTTGGATGAGGTTCAAAAAATTCCCCATTGGTCAGACATCGTCAAAAGTTTATGGGACCAAGATGCTGCTTTGGGCATTCCTCTAAGAGTCATGATTCTTGGCTCTTCTAATTTGCTTATTCAAAAAGGCTTAACTGAAAGTCTTGCTGGGCGTTTTGAGCTGATACCCATTTCCCATTGGAGTTTTGGGGAATGCCAGGATGCTTTTGGATGGACGCTTGATCAATATGTTTACTTTGGGGGATATCCTGGCGCAGCGTCATTGATTGATGATGAGGAAAGATGGTCGCAATACATCGTGAACTCTTTGATAGAAACAAGCATTTCACGCGACATTATGCTGATGACGCGGGTTCATAAGCCCGCATTGTTAAGACGCCTTTTCGAGCTTGGATGTCGGTATTCTGGTCAAATTCTATCGTATCAAAAAATGCTTGGTCAACTTCAGGATACAGGGAATGCAACAACACTGGCTCATTATCTAGACCTTTTGGAGGGTGCTGGTTTAATTGTTGGCCTGCAAAAGTTTGCTATGGAGCCTGTTCGTCAGAAGGCTTCCAGCCCAAAACTTCAAGCTCTGAATACCGCCCTGATCACAGCACAAGGAGCTATTTCCTTTAAAGAGGCGGTTGCCGACAGAGAAACCTGGGGGAGACTTGTAGAATGTGCTGTTGGTGCCCATCTTATCAATACAACAAAAGGAACAAAGATAGAAATTTCTTACTGGCGCGAAGGAAATAAAGAAGTCGATTTTGTTATGAGAAAGGGAGAGATTGTCGTTCCTGTTGAGGTGAAAAGCAGCCAAAAAAGAACGAGTCTTCCGGGTATAGAAGCTTTTTCTAAAAACTTCTCTCCAAACAAGAAAATCCTTGTGGGCGGGCAAGGAATCCCCATCGAAGAATTTCTCCAACGATCGCCAGACTATTGGATACAATCAGAGTTTGGTTTGTGA
- a CDS encoding ribbon-helix-helix domain-containing protein translates to MKRSLVISGHATSISLEAEFWAALKDIAEQKNMSIAALIKEIDLVHTAEKSNEKTSNLSSRIRVYILQHYIT, encoded by the coding sequence ATGAAAAGATCGCTTGTTATTTCGGGGCACGCCACCAGCATTTCATTGGAGGCTGAATTTTGGGCAGCCCTAAAGGATATCGCCGAACAGAAAAACATGTCTATCGCGGCCCTGATTAAAGAAATTGACCTTGTTCATACGGCAGAAAAATCCAACGAAAAAACATCAAATTTGTCCAGCCGCATCCGCGTTTATATTTTGCAGCACTATATAACCTGA
- the murB gene encoding UDP-N-acetylmuramate dehydrogenase, with the protein MIRDQYLLNYPLAKVTWFQVGGPADFFYKPQSVDDLSCFLKNKPADLPVFCIGAGSNILVRDGGIRGFVIRLGGAFSAIEFDGDVVIAGAGCLDRTLAMQCMEKSLGGLEFLVSIPGTIGGAVAMNAGAYGTEIKDILEWAEIMDEQGAIHRVSAAEIPMGYRHGNLPDRSIVIRAAFRGARKPKDEILRLVNDFLQKREETQPTRGRTGGSTFKNPGDHNGGQKKAWELIDQAGCRGLTLGGAQISEKHCNFLLNLGNATAADIETLGETVRSRVLDVTGVSLEWEVIRLGSNAIFKKD; encoded by the coding sequence ATGATACGTGATCAATATTTATTGAATTATCCACTTGCTAAAGTGACATGGTTTCAGGTTGGTGGCCCTGCGGACTTTTTTTATAAACCGCAATCCGTGGATGATTTGTCGTGTTTTTTAAAAAACAAACCCGCTGATTTACCGGTTTTTTGTATAGGGGCAGGTTCCAATATCCTGGTTCGGGATGGTGGCATACGCGGTTTTGTCATTCGTTTGGGCGGTGCATTTTCTGCCATTGAGTTTGATGGAGACGTCGTTATCGCGGGGGCTGGATGCCTTGACCGCACGCTGGCGATGCAGTGTATGGAAAAATCCTTGGGGGGATTGGAATTCTTGGTAAGCATCCCCGGAACCATCGGTGGGGCAGTCGCCATGAATGCGGGGGCTTACGGTACAGAAATTAAGGATATTTTAGAATGGGCAGAAATTATGGATGAACAGGGGGCGATCCACAGAGTGTCTGCTGCAGAAATCCCGATGGGATATCGTCATGGAAATCTGCCCGATCGTTCCATTGTGATTCGGGCGGCCTTTCGTGGTGCAAGAAAACCGAAGGATGAAATCCTGCGACTTGTTAATGATTTTCTGCAAAAACGCGAGGAAACCCAACCCACGCGCGGTCGAACAGGCGGAAGCACATTCAAGAATCCTGGGGATCACAACGGCGGCCAGAAAAAAGCATGGGAATTGATTGATCAGGCAGGATGTCGTGGTTTGACCCTAGGGGGTGCCCAGATATCCGAAAAACACTGTAACTTTTTGCTGAACCTGGGGAATGCAACCGCTGCAGATATCGAAACCCTGGGGGAAACCGTCCGAAGTCGCGTTTTGGATGTGACGGGGGTTTCCTTGGAATGGGAAGTCATCAGATTGGGAAGCAATGCCATTTTCAAAAAAGATTAG
- a CDS encoding DotU family type IV/VI secretion system protein: MTQNTHTAHTSPTLRNFQSFYYEVLRQKEKALRMSDHAVFMETERSTIPEVSLVTEIQIKLRQLIEGSDTNHHAPQGSEKANLTKDAQYIMAALADEIFLNLKWPGVQQWENSLLEAQIFQTQIAGELFFKKLDTLLDANDPRQNDLATLYMMALSLGFRGKYRDTNTGDTTAGDRIKGYRAQIYTTLNHRPATLSHPGKPHLIDQCYNNTILSPPGRGLPDARVWTVCILGLLTAYVFVTYVVWYKLAAEMHEVLGLIFEQTRQAGSM; the protein is encoded by the coding sequence ATGACCCAAAATACACATACAGCACATACAAGCCCGACTTTGCGAAACTTTCAATCTTTTTATTACGAAGTTCTGCGCCAAAAGGAAAAGGCTCTGCGCATGAGCGATCATGCCGTTTTCATGGAAACAGAGCGATCCACCATACCAGAGGTGTCCTTGGTGACTGAGATTCAAATCAAGCTCCGGCAGCTAATAGAAGGATCGGATACAAATCACCATGCCCCCCAAGGATCGGAAAAAGCCAATCTGACAAAAGATGCCCAATACATTATGGCTGCGTTGGCGGATGAAATTTTTTTGAATTTAAAATGGCCCGGAGTACAACAATGGGAAAATTCTCTGCTGGAGGCTCAAATTTTTCAAACACAAATTGCCGGTGAATTGTTTTTCAAGAAATTGGACACCCTGTTGGATGCGAACGATCCAAGGCAAAATGATTTGGCGACGTTATACATGATGGCCCTTAGCCTTGGGTTTAGGGGGAAATATCGCGACACCAATACGGGGGATACCACTGCAGGCGATCGAATAAAGGGATATCGTGCCCAGATTTATACAACCCTCAACCACCGACCAGCCACATTGTCCCATCCCGGCAAGCCCCACCTGATTGACCAATGTTATAACAACACAATTCTAAGCCCGCCCGGACGGGGATTGCCAGATGCCCGTGTATGGACGGTTTGCATATTGGGGCTTTTAACGGCGTATGTATTTGTTACCTATGTTGTGTGGTACAAGCTTGCGGCCGAAATGCACGAGGTTCTGGGGCTGATTTTTGAACAAACCCGCCAGGCCGGATCGATGTAG
- the tssK gene encoding type VI secretion system baseplate subunit TssK, whose translation MSIKELLPITPQIQWHEGMMLSPQHFQQSDLRNYQILTHQFKLTSNCHWGIKSVKFDPIVLPDGLVRILDLEAVMPDALIIHYSANMTEIPPLEIDLRPYKPSTPNEELTIYLAMPERLSDSSPIIGEFPRFHSTEGYDVDDENTIDNRIKIPRLLPKLSLHVGNTPPSRCWAFPLLKVSFVDESFAKSSYTPPCFFLEKKDPLWQACGDIAQKIREKASSLCEKWQNQIGTPMLQETSALLRPLVMALPGFEMIVHGTAVHPYVIYQELCDVVGYLAPLRLSQIPPVLPVYQHNDLNACFYPVINIIMQYLNSIELSFAIFPFSQKERLFYVRLHKNYMTDKLYVGIRAPKGMTESELADWMRDAVIASDFAVEKARTQRITGAARTMLEGETLYELMPSRGIIIFEIKNDPDFIQPDQNVNIFNPADNPDRRPSEIALYVRKGGE comes from the coding sequence ATGAGCATAAAAGAACTTCTTCCCATTACCCCACAAATCCAATGGCACGAAGGGATGATGCTGTCCCCGCAGCATTTTCAGCAATCTGACCTTAGGAATTACCAAATATTAACACATCAATTCAAACTGACATCCAATTGTCATTGGGGCATTAAGTCGGTCAAGTTTGACCCTATCGTCTTGCCCGATGGATTGGTCCGCATTTTAGATCTTGAGGCTGTTATGCCCGATGCGTTGATCATTCATTACTCAGCAAACATGACGGAAATCCCGCCACTGGAAATTGACCTTAGGCCCTATAAGCCCAGCACCCCAAACGAAGAACTGACCATCTATTTGGCCATGCCGGAACGATTGTCCGATTCCTCGCCGATTATTGGGGAATTCCCCCGTTTTCATTCCACAGAAGGATATGACGTTGATGATGAAAATACGATTGATAATCGTATCAAAATCCCCCGTTTGTTGCCGAAATTATCGTTGCACGTGGGTAATACCCCCCCATCGCGTTGTTGGGCGTTTCCGTTGCTAAAAGTTTCTTTTGTTGATGAATCCTTTGCAAAATCATCGTACACGCCCCCCTGTTTTTTCTTGGAAAAAAAAGATCCCCTGTGGCAGGCTTGCGGGGATATTGCGCAAAAGATTCGGGAAAAAGCCAGCTCGCTGTGTGAAAAATGGCAGAATCAAATTGGCACCCCCATGTTACAAGAAACATCAGCGTTGCTTCGCCCGTTGGTCATGGCATTGCCGGGATTTGAAATGATAGTGCACGGAACCGCTGTTCATCCCTATGTCATTTACCAAGAACTATGTGATGTTGTTGGGTATTTGGCGCCCCTTCGGTTGTCACAAATCCCGCCCGTTTTGCCCGTTTACCAGCACAATGATTTAAATGCCTGTTTTTATCCTGTGATTAACATCATCATGCAGTACCTAAACAGCATAGAGCTTTCGTTTGCAATCTTTCCCTTTTCCCAAAAAGAACGCCTGTTTTATGTGCGGCTTCATAAAAATTACATGACAGACAAACTGTATGTTGGGATTCGGGCACCAAAAGGCATGACCGAAAGTGAGTTAGCCGACTGGATGCGTGATGCTGTTATCGCATCCGATTTTGCCGTTGAAAAAGCACGAACGCAGCGCATCACGGGGGCAGCCCGCACGATGCTAGAGGGTGAAACCCTGTATGAGCTTATGCCCAGTCGCGGGATTATCATCTTTGAAATCAAGAATGATCCCGATTTTATTCAACCCGATCAAAATGTAAACATATTCAACCCAGCCGACAATCCAGATCGTCGCCCGTCGGAAATTGCCCTTTATGTTCGAAAGGGTGGGGAATAA